The following nucleotide sequence is from Vagococcus xieshaowenii.
ATGATTTTTGTAACCATCTTAACTGGCTAAAGTTAGAAGATGGTTACTTTTTTTTGTTGTTATTGTTTATCTGCAACACTAACATTGCAAATGCAATCATTAGCGATAATGCTTCAAAAACAGACACGCTAGTCCTTTCCAGGAGTAGAGCTTATTATCAACATAAGGCATCACCCCTTTTTCAAGAGATTTGCCACCATCTTTTCACTTTTCTACGTTAATTATTATAGCATATAACAAGCAGCAAGATAAAAAATACCTAAACAACTGACTTTTAGAGAAGAATTTTAAGCTTAGTTAATGGATAATCCTCCACTAATTTATTTGAAATGAGCTTAGAATCATCGTCTAAACATGAGTATTCTCATAAAAAAAATATTACTGTCACCTTTTAGTTAAAATTAAGAGTGTTTTAGTGGTAAACTATAACTAACTTAGGAAAAAGTTAATCAGGGATCGATTAACTGTCTTAGCTAATGTTTTTAATATGCGAAAAAAAAAAGACCATCCTGAAGGAACGGTCTGTTTTTACTGTTCTATAGGAATAAAACAAGTAGAATCGATTTTGTTTTTTTGTTGTTCTTCTATACTATACATATTTAAAATTTAAGTAGAAGATGTTCTAAATTTCTTTTATTAATAATCTATTTTCTAAACTCAATTTATGCATTAAATTTTTCCCTTTTGATTTATTATCAAAACTTTCACCATAGTTTGTAAGCAATTTATTTATTTTTTTTAACATATTTTTCTTTGAGTTATCCTCATAGTTTGAATAAACAAAATTTAGCTTTATATTACTATCGTAAATATCGTAAAAATCAAATATGGATAAAAAATATGAATAATCTGCTGAACTTAAAGAGTGACCAAAAAAATATATGTTTTCTACATCTTTTTTAGCCGGTATAGGTTCTCTTTCTGTTTTATCTAAAGACATAATCCTGCTAGTTTTAGTAAAAAAGCTTAAATTTTCAGATTTTTGTGAAAAACTATCTATTCAAAAATAATTTCTTCTCTTGATATATCTCCATGTACATTATTCATAAAGTAAATTTTTCCTCTGTTTAAGGTTTGGAAATGGTTTTGTATAGTTAAAATTAATAACATTAAAATTCATTCTCATTATCTTGACTAATTATTTTTTCAAATAATTCATATGCATTATTTAGATAACAGTGTTCACTATAAGTTATTTGTTTTGTTAAATAGTCTCTAAAGGAGTTTTCAAATTTATTAAGTTCTTCTAGTAAAAAATCAAATATAGTACATTTTTTTTCAGATAAAAATTCCCCCAACTGAAACCCATTCATTATTTTTACTACACTTTTTTGAATTAACATAATTTTCCAATAAATGATTTTCACCATCACTTTCGAACCATTCTAATATCTCTAATATCGAGCTTTCAACATCACTCCATAATAGATTCTTCTTTTTATCTTCTTTTGACGTACCCATAAACCAATAGTCCCAAAAAGTAAATTCATTGTTATTAAACACAATATCTAATAAGTTAAGTCTATTTTTTTAGAAAGTGCTAGTTGACTATTTGCAATTTCTAATTCTTTTCTTTGAGATTCTAATTCATTTAAAAATTACTGATCTATTATTTATATCAACACTAGGATTTCGATAAAGTTCAATTTTAATGTCTTTTAATGCATTTATTGATTTTATTTTATTCTCTAACCGTTCTATTGTATCTGTTATATTTTTTAAATTTGATACATTATTTTCATACTTATACTTATCAAAATTTTTGATACTTATAGTTAAAAAATCACTATAAGTGCTATTAAGACCAGCAAGACAAATCAAAACCATTCCCTATAATTACCAAAATCTTTCATTGCTTCTCTCCTTTGAATTAAAATAATAAATTTATCTTACCATATTATACATATCAGTAATTAACTAATCTGACAAATTTTAACTGTACCCTAAATAGACACATCAATTATATTGGAATTTTAAAGATTTATGTTGTATGATTAGGGTGTATTTTAATTATGATTTAATTTTGGGGTGATTTAAGTGAAAGTTGCTTATGCAAGAGTTTCAAGTGAAGAACAAAATTTAGACAGACAAATTGAAGAATTTAAAAAGTTGGGGGCAGAAAAGATTTTCATTGAAAAAAATCTGGTGCGTCTATTGAACAGCGTCCAATTTTCCAAGAGGCCCTTTCTTTTGTCCGTGAGAAAGATATTTTTAATGGTAGAAGCAATTGATCGCTTAGGAAGGAACTATCAAGAGATTATCCCAGACTGTTAATTCATTAAAAGCTAAAGACGTGCAGCTAATCATTACTAGCTTACCAATCATGGCTGAAGCAATCGGCAATCCCCTTCTAGATAATTTTATTAAGGACCTGATTGTTCAAATTTTTAGCCATGATAGCGGAACAAGAACGTACTGAGTCCAACGTCGCCAAGCACAAGGTATCGCGATTGCTAAAGCAAATGGCGTGTATAAAGGACGTCCAAAAACTGTACTCTCCTAATGCACGTGACCTCAGAAACGTTCCATCTATCATCAGATTGTTGCTGATTTGAATAATGGAATAGCTATTTCAACGATTGCAAAAGAACGCGGGGTAACAAGACAGACTATTTATAGGATCAAAAATGAAAATTACTTCATCATAATACTTATTGTATTAATTGAAAAAAAGAGAAATGAAAAAAGCCCTTTACAAGGGCTTTTAAACTTCACCAAAATAGGTAGTATAATATTTACCATTTATTTCTGTTACTAAAAATGTTCGTAGTGGCGTGTTAATATTTTTCCCATCAACACCTGGAGAAAACAGTATACAACGCTTCATTTTTCTTCAATGGATCAACTGTATCTTCAATTTCGCTTCCTTTTTCAATATCTAT
It contains:
- a CDS encoding recombinase family protein, which gives rise to MKVAYARVSSEEQNLDRQIEEFKKLGAEKIFIEKNLVRLLNSVQFSKRPFLLSVRKIFLMVEAIDRLGRNYQEIIPDC
- a CDS encoding helix-turn-helix domain-containing protein, whose translation is MNNGIAISTIAKERGVTRQTIYRIKNENYFIIILIVLIEKKRNEKSPLQGLLNFTKIGSIIFTIYFCY